A single Paenibacillus sp. FSL R5-0517 DNA region contains:
- a CDS encoding NAD(P)H-dependent oxidoreductase: MMKKILIIQGNPVSPSYNGSIAEAYRKGAVQAGAEVRMITLNELEFNMNLEGGYRNKLPLEPDLLEAQEAIKWAEHLVWVFPIWWGGPPALLKGFVDRIFMPGYAFKYQKGKPFPDQLLKGRTARMITTMDGPSWYFKWFQGEPAHKMMKISTFALTGIKPVRITTIGQVGKKSDEQRKNWLDKIELLGRKMG, from the coding sequence ATCATGAAGAAAATATTAATCATCCAAGGCAATCCCGTTTCCCCAAGTTACAATGGCTCAATCGCCGAAGCTTACCGTAAAGGTGCGGTGCAGGCTGGTGCCGAGGTTCGCATGATCACCCTGAACGAACTGGAATTCAACATGAATTTAGAGGGAGGTTATCGTAATAAACTGCCGCTTGAACCGGACTTGTTAGAAGCACAAGAGGCGATTAAATGGGCCGAGCATCTCGTATGGGTATTCCCGATTTGGTGGGGAGGACCGCCTGCCCTGCTGAAAGGTTTCGTCGACCGGATCTTTATGCCAGGTTATGCCTTTAAGTATCAAAAAGGAAAACCTTTCCCGGATCAACTGCTCAAAGGCCGCACCGCTCGCATGATCACCACGATGGATGGTCCTAGCTGGTACTTCAAATGGTTCCAAGGTGAGCCCGCACACAAAATGATGAAAATCTCCACCTTTGCGCTGACAGGCATCAAACCTGTGCGGATAACAACTATAGGTCAAGTCGGTAAGAAGTCCGATGAACAGAGAAAGAATTGGCTGGATAAGATTGAGCTACTTGGGCGGAAGATGGGGTAA
- the nikE gene encoding nickel import ATP-binding protein NikE, which yields MLQVREVSHSYGKRNWLDRSGARPPVLADISLTIEKGVCLGLLGTSGAGKSTLGKIILGLEKPRQGQVLFQGQDIYRSSKPVLKGLRRDLQVVFQDCYSAVNPLMTAAQIIGEPLDNYERLSAKEQLRVVGQLLEQVGLTPEDGSKLPHQFSGGQLQRVNIARAIALKPKLIVLDESISSLDMVHQTQILSLLAELRASYGLSYLFITHDIRAAMTICDRIAVMDQGKLVYSADAGNSVMQSDHPAVQQLVSSILPEHPSGRISFG from the coding sequence ATGCTTCAGGTACGTGAAGTGAGCCATAGCTATGGCAAACGCAATTGGCTAGATCGTTCGGGAGCACGTCCTCCTGTGCTGGCAGACATCTCACTTACGATTGAAAAGGGTGTTTGTCTGGGACTGTTGGGTACGAGCGGGGCAGGTAAAAGCACCTTGGGCAAAATCATTCTTGGTCTGGAGAAGCCCAGACAGGGTCAGGTTTTATTTCAAGGTCAGGATATCTATCGATCCAGCAAACCCGTGCTTAAGGGATTACGACGTGATCTGCAAGTCGTGTTCCAGGACTGTTATTCGGCTGTGAATCCGCTTATGACTGCCGCGCAGATCATCGGTGAGCCGCTGGATAATTACGAGCGATTGTCGGCAAAAGAACAACTTCGTGTGGTTGGACAACTGCTTGAGCAGGTCGGACTTACACCAGAGGATGGGAGCAAGCTTCCGCACCAGTTCAGCGGTGGCCAATTACAGCGGGTCAACATCGCACGAGCCATCGCGCTCAAGCCAAAGTTAATCGTACTGGACGAATCGATCAGCAGCCTGGATATGGTGCACCAGACACAAATCCTATCTTTGCTGGCAGAGCTCAGAGCATCTTATGGGTTGTCGTATCTCTTTATCACGCATGATATCCGGGCCGCCATGACGATCTGTGACCGCATTGCCGTGATGGATCAGGGGAAGCTGGTCTATAGCGCTGATGCCGGGAATTCGGTCATGCAGTCGGATCATCCGGCTGTGCAGCAGTTGGTATCGTCCATTTTGCCTGAGCATCCGTCTGGTCGTATTTCGTTTGGGTAG
- the nikD gene encoding nickel import ATP-binding protein NikD produces MDDATKVLEVRGLQVNLRTAEGSVPLLAPIDFELKKGRVFGLVGESGSGKTVTCNALLHLLDPRRMEVSGSIRLNGRELGSLSGEEMRRIRGKDIGFIMQNPMNAFTPVYTIGSQFIETLRTHTGMSKAAARERAIAALADMNLPEPAKLMKRYPFQLSGGMLQRVMIAISMCLRPALVIADEPTTALDVVNQLKVLQELDRLRTEYGTSILLISHDLGVISQMADEVAVMQKGRIVEQADVYQLFDHPQHEYTRMLLNARPSMSLGR; encoded by the coding sequence GTGGATGATGCAACGAAAGTACTCGAAGTTCGAGGTCTGCAAGTGAATCTTAGAACAGCCGAGGGTTCCGTCCCGTTACTTGCGCCCATTGATTTCGAATTGAAAAAAGGTCGTGTCTTCGGTCTGGTCGGCGAGAGTGGCAGCGGTAAGACCGTTACTTGTAACGCATTGCTCCATCTGCTTGATCCGCGCAGGATGGAGGTATCGGGCAGCATCCGTCTGAATGGACGGGAGCTTGGCTCGTTGTCTGGCGAGGAGATGCGGCGCATCCGTGGCAAGGACATCGGATTTATTATGCAGAATCCGATGAATGCTTTTACACCCGTATATACGATTGGATCTCAATTCATTGAAACTTTGCGTACGCATACGGGAATGTCCAAAGCCGCGGCCCGAGAGCGGGCCATTGCTGCCTTGGCAGATATGAACCTGCCCGAGCCGGCCAAGCTGATGAAGCGATATCCCTTCCAACTGAGTGGCGGCATGTTGCAGCGGGTGATGATCGCGATATCGATGTGCCTGCGCCCCGCCCTGGTTATTGCTGACGAACCAACGACGGCACTGGATGTTGTGAATCAGTTGAAGGTGCTTCAGGAATTGGATCGACTACGTACCGAATACGGCACATCCATCTTGCTCATCTCCCACGATCTGGGTGTGATCTCGCAAATGGCAGATGAAGTCGCGGTTATGCAGAAGGGTCGAATTGTAGAGCAGGCAGATGTATACCAGCTGTTCGATCACCCGCAGCATGAGTATACCCGGATGTTGTTAAATGCCAGACCCAGTATGTCTTTGGGACGATAG
- the nikC gene encoding nickel ABC transporter permease subunit NikC — protein sequence MINKWRAVFKGQRAIQICSVIILLFFGIAILAPWIAPHDPVKVNLLQKLSSPSLEHWLGTDHLGRDNLTRLIYGARVSLGFATLIFLSSLLIGVIVGSISGYLGGWVDSLLMRLCEGIMAFPNLVLVLGIVGIFGPGLMQVLLALMMVQWVHYARICRNMVVSLKERNFIAAARISGSSSWTIIRKHIIPNVQRPIVVMGTLEMGWAIMDISALSFLGLGIQPPNAEWGAMIHEGTGYIRSHPELMIYPGALILLVVITFNILGEALSERYGIAKR from the coding sequence TTGATAAACAAATGGCGTGCGGTATTTAAAGGACAGAGAGCCATCCAGATCTGCTCGGTGATCATATTGCTTTTCTTCGGGATTGCTATACTTGCTCCATGGATTGCCCCTCATGACCCGGTGAAGGTGAATCTGTTGCAGAAGCTGTCGAGTCCATCGCTTGAGCATTGGCTCGGAACGGATCATCTGGGACGCGACAATCTCACCAGACTGATATATGGAGCGCGGGTATCGCTCGGCTTTGCTACCCTGATCTTTCTGTCTTCATTGCTTATAGGTGTCATTGTAGGTTCAATCTCCGGTTATCTTGGTGGCTGGGTGGACAGTCTGCTAATGCGCTTGTGTGAAGGCATTATGGCATTTCCGAATCTGGTGCTAGTGCTTGGTATTGTGGGGATTTTTGGTCCAGGTCTGATGCAGGTGCTCCTAGCACTCATGATGGTACAGTGGGTGCATTATGCACGCATCTGCCGGAATATGGTCGTGAGTCTGAAGGAAAGGAACTTCATCGCAGCGGCGCGGATTAGCGGCTCTTCCTCGTGGACGATTATTCGTAAACATATCATCCCCAACGTGCAGCGTCCCATTGTTGTCATGGGCACGTTAGAGATGGGCTGGGCGATTATGGATATATCCGCACTGTCCTTCCTGGGGCTTGGCATTCAACCACCCAATGCAGAGTGGGGCGCCATGATTCATGAAGGAACGGGTTATATTCGCAGTCATCCGGAGTTAATGATCTACCCGGGTGCATTGATTCTGCTGGTCGTCATTACGTTCAACATCTTGGGTGAAGCATTATCCGAGCGTTATGGCATTGCAAAACGGTAG
- the nikB gene encoding nickel ABC transporter permease subunit NikB: MIGYIGKRMIAIIPIVFIATLVTFALIHISPVDPAEAYLTAAHIYPTPELLAQKRHEFGLDQPLLTQYAHTIQKIAKLDFGTSYLTNKPVWDEVKLRLPATAELAFWSILLSALVSIPLGVLAAVYKNSWIDMVSRAISYIGASIPQFWLGYLLIFFFSVKLDWLPVEGRGSWENLVLPTITLSLILIAVYTRLLRSSVLEQLQETYVQYARTRGIRERVIMLKHVLKIAISPLITGMGMSMGKLLTGTIIVEQVFSWPGFGRYFVDAIFNRDIPVIQCYVFLAACLFIVCNLLVDLVQLYMDPRISAKGRAEH, encoded by the coding sequence GTGATCGGCTATATTGGTAAACGAATGATCGCGATCATTCCTATCGTTTTTATCGCTACACTTGTTACCTTTGCACTTATTCATATCTCACCAGTTGATCCGGCCGAGGCTTATCTGACAGCAGCTCATATCTATCCAACACCGGAGCTGCTTGCGCAAAAACGGCATGAATTCGGTCTGGATCAGCCCTTGTTAACCCAATATGCGCATACAATTCAGAAGATTGCCAAGCTTGACTTCGGCACCTCGTATCTCACCAATAAACCCGTATGGGATGAAGTGAAATTAAGGCTTCCGGCTACGGCTGAACTGGCCTTTTGGAGTATATTGTTATCGGCCTTGGTGAGTATTCCTTTGGGAGTCCTAGCAGCGGTGTATAAGAATAGCTGGATTGATATGGTCAGCCGGGCCATTTCCTATATTGGAGCATCTATTCCGCAATTCTGGCTCGGTTATCTGCTGATTTTCTTTTTCTCGGTGAAGCTGGACTGGCTGCCTGTGGAGGGGCGTGGATCGTGGGAGAATCTGGTTCTGCCTACGATTACACTCTCCTTGATTCTTATTGCGGTCTACACCCGATTGTTGCGTTCCAGTGTACTGGAGCAATTGCAGGAAACGTATGTACAGTACGCGAGAACACGTGGAATTCGCGAACGAGTCATTATGCTCAAGCATGTCCTGAAGATCGCTATATCCCCCCTCATTACGGGGATGGGGATGAGTATGGGCAAGCTGCTCACAGGCACGATTATTGTAGAGCAGGTGTTCTCCTGGCCGGGGTTCGGACGATATTTTGTTGATGCGATATTTAACCGGGATATTCCCGTGATTCAATGTTATGTCTTCCTCGCGGCATGCCTGTTCATCGTATGCAATCTGCTCGTTGATCTGGTGCAGCTCTATATGGACCCACGGATTTCGGCGAAAGGACGGGCAGAACATTGA
- the nikA gene encoding nickel ABC transporter substrate-binding protein: MSVQHRKSSALTLATMLLLLLVIVGCSNTGSGDESSSAASDQTSTKSITMSWPRDIGTMNPHTYNPSQLFAQSMLYEPLISYQKDGKLEPALAESWTISDDGKVYTFKLRQGVKFSDGTPFNAEIVKKNFDAVMKNKDTHSWLGIVGVLDKTEVVDDQTFRLTLTEPYYPVLQDLSVVRPFRFLGEAGFPDNGDTSQGIKEPVGTGPWMLADYKQDEYAVFKRNPNYWGTAPKVDQITVKIIPDGETRVLAFEKGDLDLIYGEGVISLDAFQQLRDNDEYVTQLSDPVGTRSLLLNSSNPKLSDVRVRMALQQGFNKQAMVEGVTSGLEEPADTVLSKNYPYTNVDLEPITYDVEKSKALLDEAGWKLPAGGTVREKDGQQLDFEMIFDKTDPIQKAMVETIQAEWSELGVKVNLTGLELTVQIKRLKANDFDLYFWYNYGAPYDPHSFINVVASPGFGISETLSALPMKKELDDQVHAALSSTDETKRQELYGSILKTLQEQSAIVPISYIKKTAVYQKKISNFIFPANRDENPFVGIELGNQ, encoded by the coding sequence ATGTCTGTACAACATCGCAAATCTTCGGCTCTCACACTGGCAACGATGCTGTTGTTGCTATTGGTTATCGTGGGCTGCAGCAATACAGGAAGTGGAGATGAGTCCTCATCTGCTGCCTCGGATCAAACATCTACGAAGTCGATTACGATGTCATGGCCGCGTGATATCGGTACAATGAATCCGCATACGTACAATCCTTCGCAATTATTTGCCCAATCCATGCTCTATGAGCCATTGATCAGTTACCAGAAGGACGGAAAACTGGAACCTGCGCTGGCAGAATCATGGACCATCTCCGATGACGGCAAAGTATATACATTCAAGCTTCGCCAAGGTGTGAAATTCTCAGATGGTACGCCATTTAATGCTGAGATTGTGAAAAAGAACTTTGATGCTGTAATGAAAAATAAAGATACACATAGCTGGCTGGGCATTGTAGGCGTGCTCGACAAGACGGAGGTTGTGGACGACCAGACTTTCCGACTGACACTTACAGAGCCGTATTATCCTGTTCTTCAGGATTTGTCGGTGGTTCGTCCTTTCCGCTTCCTGGGTGAAGCTGGATTCCCGGATAACGGAGATACTTCCCAAGGCATCAAAGAGCCAGTTGGAACGGGCCCGTGGATGCTGGCTGATTACAAGCAGGACGAATATGCTGTTTTCAAACGCAATCCGAATTATTGGGGAACAGCACCGAAGGTAGATCAGATTACGGTCAAAATCATTCCTGACGGTGAAACCCGTGTCCTTGCATTTGAAAAAGGCGATCTCGACCTGATCTACGGGGAAGGTGTGATCAGTCTGGATGCATTCCAACAGCTTCGTGACAACGATGAATATGTGACGCAATTGTCTGATCCGGTGGGCACACGCAGTCTGCTGCTGAACTCTTCCAATCCCAAGCTGTCCGATGTCAGAGTGCGGATGGCGCTCCAGCAAGGGTTTAACAAACAGGCGATGGTTGAGGGGGTCACTTCCGGTTTGGAAGAACCAGCCGACACCGTATTGTCCAAAAACTATCCGTACACCAATGTAGACCTGGAACCGATCACGTATGACGTGGAGAAATCCAAAGCATTACTGGATGAAGCGGGCTGGAAGCTGCCGGCTGGTGGTACGGTTCGTGAGAAAGACGGACAGCAGCTTGATTTCGAAATGATTTTTGACAAAACGGACCCGATTCAGAAAGCGATGGTGGAGACCATTCAGGCTGAGTGGAGCGAGCTGGGGGTTAAAGTAAACCTCACTGGACTGGAACTGACGGTTCAGATCAAACGTCTGAAAGCCAATGACTTCGACCTGTATTTCTGGTATAACTATGGCGCGCCGTATGATCCCCATTCTTTCATTAACGTTGTAGCGAGCCCTGGATTCGGGATTTCCGAGACCCTGAGTGCGTTGCCGATGAAAAAGGAACTGGACGATCAGGTGCATGCAGCCCTTTCATCTACAGACGAGACGAAACGCCAGGAGTTATATGGCTCCATCCTGAAAACTCTTCAGGAGCAATCGGCGATCGTACCGATCTCTTACATTAAGAAAACGGCTGTATATCAGAAGAAAATCTCCAACTTTATTTTCCCGGCGAACCGTGATGAGAATCCGTTTGTCGGCATTGAACTGGGCAATCAATAA
- a CDS encoding alpha/beta fold hydrolase, with amino-acid sequence MGDMSLEQLKKYSGSSPKPEDFDAYWSLALAELDAQSLEYELIPAAFTSPLAECFHLYFPGVGGARIHGKLVRPIAASIDDKGQAMAMFHGYSGDSGDWFDKITYAAHGITVLALDCRGQGGLSEDNLQVKGTTLRGHIIRGIDDPDPNKLYFRNVFLDTVQTVRILMSMPHVDAERVGVYGCSQGGALATACASLEPRVKLAVPVYPFLSDYRQAWELGASTSAYEELVYYFRLFDPNHEREDAIFNKLGYIDISNLAERIQAKVLFVTGLADTICPPSTQFATYNRIRSEKELVVYHEYGHEYIPGLSDRTLQAFLDL; translated from the coding sequence ATGGGCGACATGTCATTGGAACAGTTGAAAAAATACAGCGGAAGCAGTCCGAAACCGGAAGATTTCGATGCTTATTGGAGCCTGGCCCTCGCGGAGCTTGATGCGCAATCGCTTGAATATGAATTGATTCCAGCGGCTTTCACATCGCCGCTTGCAGAATGCTTCCATCTTTATTTCCCGGGTGTGGGAGGCGCACGTATACATGGTAAGCTGGTTCGGCCTATAGCAGCATCTATTGATGACAAGGGCCAAGCAATGGCCATGTTTCATGGATATTCCGGTGATAGCGGCGACTGGTTCGACAAGATTACATATGCAGCTCATGGCATCACCGTGCTGGCATTGGATTGCCGTGGACAGGGAGGCCTTTCCGAGGATAACCTGCAAGTTAAGGGGACAACTCTGCGGGGACATATCATTCGGGGCATCGATGACCCTGACCCCAATAAGTTATATTTCCGTAATGTTTTCCTCGATACGGTACAGACCGTACGCATTCTGATGTCAATGCCACATGTTGATGCGGAGCGGGTGGGTGTCTACGGCTGTTCACAGGGTGGGGCGTTAGCCACGGCGTGTGCTTCACTTGAACCACGCGTGAAGCTGGCGGTGCCGGTATATCCTTTTTTATCAGATTACAGACAAGCCTGGGAACTGGGTGCCTCAACCTCTGCCTATGAGGAACTGGTGTATTACTTCCGGTTATTTGATCCAAATCATGAGCGGGAGGATGCTATTTTCAACAAGCTGGGATACATCGATATCTCCAATCTGGCTGAACGGATTCAGGCCAAGGTTTTGTTTGTTACCGGACTTGCAGACACCATCTGCCCGCCATCCACCCAGTTTGCAACATACAACCGGATTCGTTCGGAAAAAGAGTTAGTGGTCTATCACGAGTACGGGCACGAGTACATTCCGGGTTTATCCGATCGAACGTTACAGGCATTTTTGGATCTTTAG
- a CDS encoding 1,4-beta-xylanase — MEYIKGFTFGWMSGRGDFRKPEAKESLRLMAERTGSSHVIFALAAHQDHPQAVEVKYRGDHLVDDDELVDMMRYARALGLRVILKPTVNCTDGTWRAHINFFDIDVPCEPKWKDWFRSYTAFQKHYAAIAEQEKCEMFIVGCEMVQSERRDQEWREVIAGVREVYTGLVSYNTDKYQEAHVKWWDAVDVISSSGYYPIGDWEAQLDRIEQEVAPYGKPFFFAEAGCPSRSGSAHVPNDWGLEGEVSAEEQERFYEAMFRHVGQRDWVRGFGLWDWSAQLYAEKDALMDDGYGVFGKPAEKVIRRFYEGIIVEV; from the coding sequence ATGGAATATATCAAAGGATTTACATTTGGCTGGATGAGTGGCAGGGGAGACTTCCGCAAGCCGGAAGCGAAGGAGTCCTTGCGCCTGATGGCTGAACGTACAGGCAGTTCGCATGTTATTTTTGCACTGGCGGCACATCAGGATCATCCGCAGGCGGTAGAGGTCAAATATCGGGGTGACCATCTGGTGGATGATGATGAACTGGTCGATATGATGCGTTATGCCCGGGCACTCGGGCTGCGTGTCATTCTGAAACCAACCGTCAACTGCACCGATGGCACATGGCGTGCACATATTAACTTTTTTGATATCGATGTGCCTTGTGAACCGAAGTGGAAGGATTGGTTCCGCAGCTACACGGCATTTCAGAAGCATTATGCAGCCATTGCAGAGCAGGAAAAGTGTGAGATGTTTATCGTGGGCTGTGAGATGGTGCAATCCGAGCGTCGGGATCAGGAGTGGCGCGAGGTGATCGCTGGCGTGCGTGAAGTGTACACTGGACTGGTGTCATACAACACGGACAAATATCAGGAAGCCCATGTGAAGTGGTGGGATGCTGTGGATGTAATCTCATCCAGCGGTTATTACCCCATTGGAGATTGGGAGGCACAGCTCGATCGTATTGAGCAGGAAGTTGCTCCCTATGGCAAACCCTTTTTCTTTGCGGAAGCCGGTTGTCCTAGCCGCAGCGGATCAGCTCATGTACCGAACGATTGGGGACTGGAAGGCGAAGTGAGCGCGGAGGAACAGGAACGTTTCTATGAAGCCATGTTCCGGCATGTTGGTCAGCGTGACTGGGTGCGCGGATTCGGCCTATGGGACTGGAGCGCACAGTTGTACGCAGAGAAGGATGCGCTGATGGATGACGGATATGGAGTATTTGGTAAGCCAGCGGAGAAGGTTATTCGTCGGTTCTATGAGGGCATCATTGTAGAAGTTTAA
- a CDS encoding glycoside hydrolase family 130 protein, whose protein sequence is MSVAEKKNVHIVGDALPNMPWEAKPEGTEGPVWRHSANPVVPRNPVKGVARIFNSAVVPYEGKFIGVFRAETVNGRPHLHMGASEDGLEWTIEEERIAFVDENGDPFMPNYAYDPRLVKVEDTYYIIWCTDFYGAALGLAKTDDFKTFVRLENPMLPFNRNGVLFPRKINDNYVMLSRPSDSGHTPFGDIFLSESPDLVYWGKHRHVMSKGGQGWWQSVKIGGGPAPIETSEGWLMFYHGVTGTCNGFVYSMGAVILDLDEPSKVKYRSSNFVLTPEKWYEEQGFVDNVIFPCATLHDADTGRIAIYYGAADTYVGVAYTTIEEIVNYVIETDEVIAGDHEEGKL, encoded by the coding sequence ATGTCAGTTGCTGAAAAGAAAAACGTACACATTGTGGGGGATGCTTTGCCGAATATGCCGTGGGAAGCCAAACCGGAGGGAACAGAAGGGCCGGTATGGAGACATTCGGCGAATCCGGTAGTTCCGCGTAACCCGGTTAAAGGCGTTGCCCGTATCTTCAACAGTGCCGTTGTACCTTATGAAGGGAAATTCATTGGGGTATTCCGCGCTGAAACCGTTAATGGACGTCCGCATCTTCACATGGGAGCGAGTGAGGACGGTCTGGAGTGGACGATTGAAGAGGAACGCATTGCCTTTGTCGATGAAAATGGCGATCCGTTTATGCCGAACTATGCTTACGACCCACGTCTGGTCAAAGTGGAGGATACATATTACATCATCTGGTGTACGGACTTCTACGGCGCTGCATTAGGACTGGCGAAGACGGATGACTTCAAAACGTTTGTCCGTCTCGAAAATCCGATGCTGCCGTTCAACCGGAATGGTGTGTTGTTCCCGCGCAAAATCAACGATAACTATGTGATGTTGTCCAGACCAAGTGACAGTGGACATACGCCATTCGGGGATATCTTCCTGAGCGAAAGCCCGGATCTCGTGTACTGGGGCAAACATCGTCATGTCATGAGCAAAGGCGGTCAAGGCTGGTGGCAATCGGTAAAAATTGGCGGCGGGCCTGCTCCGATCGAAACGTCCGAAGGCTGGCTGATGTTCTACCATGGCGTAACTGGAACGTGCAACGGTTTCGTCTATAGCATGGGGGCGGTTATCCTGGATCTGGATGAGCCGTCCAAAGTGAAATATCGTTCCTCCAACTTTGTGCTGACCCCGGAAAAATGGTATGAAGAGCAAGGCTTCGTGGATAACGTCATCTTCCCGTGTGCAACACTGCATGATGCCGATACCGGGCGTATCGCCATCTATTACGGTGCTGCCGACACCTATGTCGGTGTGGCTTATACGACCATCGAAGAAATCGTGAACTATGTGATCGAGACGGACGAAGTCATTGCAGGAGATCACGAGGAAGGCAAGTTGTAA
- a CDS encoding carbohydrate ABC transporter permease, producing the protein MNVTQFKYTLASVVKYASLIIAAFIALLPIVVILFASLKTNAEYATSSPLAPPANWLNFANYAKAFVDGNMLVGFKNTIIILVISIIGATLTGSMIAYVLDRFKFKGKKIMVAAFLLATLIPSVTTQVATFQIINALDLFNTRWAAIVMYLGTDIIAVYIFLQFLGSISSALDESAMLDGASYFTIYWKIILPLLKPAIVTVIIVKGVNIYNDFYTPFLYMPKTDLQVISTALFKFKGPFGSQWEVISAGIMIAIIPTMIIFLLLQKYIYNGFAQGSVK; encoded by the coding sequence ATGAACGTGACACAATTCAAATACACCCTTGCGAGCGTAGTTAAATATGCTTCCTTGATTATTGCGGCGTTTATTGCACTGTTACCTATCGTGGTGATCCTGTTTGCATCCCTCAAAACCAATGCGGAATACGCCACCAGCAGCCCGCTTGCCCCACCGGCCAACTGGCTGAACTTTGCGAACTATGCGAAGGCATTTGTGGACGGCAACATGCTGGTCGGTTTCAAAAATACAATTATTATCCTGGTCATTTCCATTATCGGTGCAACCTTAACGGGTTCCATGATTGCGTATGTGTTGGATCGGTTCAAATTCAAAGGCAAAAAGATCATGGTCGCCGCATTCCTGCTCGCTACCCTGATCCCCAGTGTGACAACGCAGGTTGCCACATTCCAGATCATCAACGCGCTCGACCTGTTCAACACACGCTGGGCAGCCATCGTGATGTACTTGGGTACAGATATCATCGCGGTGTATATCTTCCTGCAATTTCTGGGCTCCATCTCCAGTGCATTGGATGAATCCGCCATGCTGGACGGTGCTTCGTACTTCACGATCTACTGGAAAATCATCTTGCCATTGCTGAAACCGGCCATTGTAACGGTCATTATCGTGAAGGGCGTTAACATTTATAACGACTTCTACACACCGTTTCTGTACATGCCGAAGACCGATCTACAGGTCATATCCACTGCCTTGTTCAAATTCAAGGGACCGTTCGGATCGCAGTGGGAGGTCATCAGTGCCGGCATCATGATCGCCATTATACCAACGATGATCATCTTCCTGCTGTTACAGAAGTACATCTATAACGGCTTCGCACAAGGCTCTGTTAAATGA
- a CDS encoding sugar ABC transporter permease, translated as MKYLKVSNWGYSAQRIFIICAFSIIPLALLFTFAYLPVINMFKYSFTDWNGYSKRFDYVGFENYTRIFSDPEYFKVFIVSLYYFAATFVQMGLALYFATILSFKVRGKNFFKGILFFPYLLNGVAIGFIFLFFFKPDGTLDMLMHAVGLGQYTQLWLGNPNIINVSLAGASVWRYMGFNFIIFLGAISSIPKDVYEASDIDGANRWQQFRHIILPSITRILQLNLILAISGAISAFDIPYIMTDGSNGSMTFVIQTVHLAFKYGKLGLASAMAVVLLLIVILVTLVQRVTMKGEE; from the coding sequence ATGAAGTACTTAAAGGTTTCGAATTGGGGTTACTCAGCGCAACGCATATTTATCATCTGTGCCTTCTCAATTATTCCGCTGGCGTTGCTGTTCACGTTTGCATACTTACCGGTCATCAACATGTTCAAATACAGTTTCACCGATTGGAATGGATACAGCAAAAGATTCGATTATGTTGGGTTTGAGAACTATACACGCATCTTCAGTGATCCGGAATACTTCAAAGTATTTATTGTCAGTTTGTACTACTTCGCAGCTACGTTTGTGCAGATGGGCTTGGCGCTTTACTTTGCCACAATTCTGAGTTTCAAAGTCCGAGGCAAAAACTTCTTCAAAGGCATATTGTTCTTCCCTTATTTGCTGAATGGGGTAGCTATCGGTTTTATCTTCCTCTTTTTCTTCAAACCGGACGGCACACTCGATATGCTCATGCATGCTGTAGGGCTTGGACAATACACGCAGCTTTGGCTCGGTAATCCGAATATCATCAATGTGTCCCTTGCAGGCGCATCGGTATGGAGATACATGGGCTTCAACTTTATTATCTTTCTGGGTGCAATCTCCTCCATCCCGAAGGATGTATATGAAGCTTCGGATATTGACGGCGCCAATCGCTGGCAGCAATTCCGCCATATCATTCTGCCGAGTATTACGCGCATCCTGCAGCTTAACCTGATCTTGGCCATTAGCGGCGCAATTAGTGCGTTCGATATTCCATATATCATGACCGATGGTTCCAACGGCAGTATGACATTTGTCATCCAAACGGTTCACTTGGCGTTTAAATATGGCAAGCTAGGACTGGCATCTGCCATGGCAGTCGTGCTGCTCTTAATCGTTATTCTCGTTACGCTCGTGCAGCGCGTCACCATGAAAGGGGAGGAATGA